A stretch of Pygocentrus nattereri isolate fPygNat1 chromosome 8, fPygNat1.pri, whole genome shotgun sequence DNA encodes these proteins:
- the zgc:66433 gene encoding CRACD-like protein isoform X2 translates to MKLWTSPAVSSAGDTPSDCGIMASGSADATAAHEPSDAAEECPGKKKSKFQTFKNFFAKKKRKETAAPVGESGLKSSQSSDDINTPEPTPVHTEKDSDSGSKINMGNKALSHDSVFASDSPSSETNEALGASQDSIHGKVKSLQLQLKQAIRLGSPPAAVSTRKGEDAGTLSEDDGLPCSPPEYTTLHTVLATSSQRSSGVVQRTSSLSLEGTDSDDDQLSYGASSRPGTPQASVPVDFSQPASSLSCLDSSAAHHRIAVKAKACAKRKPASREMLQSKKRDLRERVLLKDTEDKLRAIRTCTEEEENEADVSEVVEEVDEAQEESQPSPAMHNEDLEASSQSQRASTTSAASAETSEDEEEEEERFPDKDHVPDSKIPESSWEKPVTLELQADDFLLDAGCEVVSEEQGSLLEEVLSSLKGPLTSGLVLEPEAKAEQMEVEHVLDNQAKNDTPDILDSTDQALTLNEHVTPAPNSLSESDEQLQEVEEAPEQYKEPEEQEFNEEASFDEDQQVSEVEVEKEEYKNEDEEDLDDTKYLQEDVDEEIEAKREAVSEMGVELEDEENVEDNRNEEQERETEEDVEEVKDVEAEQEEEVVVEQHKQEDADEPEAEEENETEDEARPFETEEQHEFRKDMSTEVESIREFEQSVEDDLVSMETVGQPEDVPAQGSIEQPSFVVTTSLDLSLRSRASDIPKQAEEEDEPENLQEEANEQQDNLEGLQEESSESPQLADDHQEIQEPSTDKHHPSTAESRPRFTVAPAWQRSLSSGSAKELSLDVTVSTAEEEPIFKESLSTDQPFEDVKAEGPSSPVLTQSVPSLPIQREICQVHEDMTPENPFGVRLRKTAILHRYASEGESPTTGSTTEPEPAETYKAPILDQLARKPALPKKPDQLVDGVVKPKRTSDVAMGKASVENSEPPSWISVARQKQKIFSSLEESPEIKEEFNKKGSLPDLSSPVTKDQQKPVASPVKVSCSLEISKPALVEKENKRTISHPTPAPLSQDEPPWLALAKKKAKAWSEMPQIVQ, encoded by the exons TGATTGCGGCATCATGGCGTCAGGATCTGCAGATGCCACAGCAGCCCATGAGCCATCGGATGCGGCAGAGGAGTGTCCAG GGAAAAAGAAGTCCAAATTCCAGACATTCAAGAACTTTTTTgcgaagaagaagaggaaggagacTGCAGCTCCTGTGGGGGAGAGTGGGTTGAAGTCCAGTCAGTCCAGTGATGATATTAATACTCCTGAGCCGACCCCTGTCCACACTGAGAAAGACAGTGACTCTGG GTCCAAGATCAACATGGGGAACAAAGCTTTGTCGCATGACAGCGTCTTCGCCTCCGATTCGCCCTCTTCTGAGACTAATGAAGCTCTCGGAGCCTCCCAGGACAGCATCCACGGGAAAGTAAAATCTCTACAG CTGCAGCTGAAGCAGGCTATCCGGCTGGGCTCTCCGCCGGCAGCAGTCTCCACAAGGAAGGGTGAGGATGCCGGCACTCTGTCGGAGGATGATGGTCTGCCCTGCAGCCCCCCAGAGTACACCACCCTCCACACCGTTCTGGCCACTTCCTCTCAGAGG tcGTCTGGTGTGGTCCAAAGAACCAGCTCCCTTAGCCTGGAGGGAACCGACAGCGATGATGATCAG CTGTCTTACGGAGCCTCATCTAGGCCGGGAACCCCGCAGGCCTCAGTCCCTGTGGACTTCAGTCAGCCGGCCAGCTCGCTCTCCTGCCTGGATAGCTCTGCGGCTCACCATCGCATCGCCGTCAAAGCCAAGGCCTGCGCTAAGAGGAAGCCTGCCAGC AGGGAGATGTTACAAAGCAAGAAAAGAGACCTGAGAGAAAGAGTGCTGCTCAAAGACACAGAGGACAAACTGAGAGCCATCAGAACATGCACtgaagaggaagagaatgaaG CTGATGTTTCAGAGGTTGTAGAGGAGGTCGATGAAGCGCAGGAAGAGTCTCAGCCAAGCCCAGCCATGCATAATGAGGACCTTGAAGCCTCTTCTCAAAGCCAAAGAGCATCCACAACATCCGCCGCCTCTGCTGAGACTTCTgaggacgaggaggaggaggaggaacgttTTCCTGACAAAGATCACGTCCCTGACTCCAAGATCCCAGAATCCTCCTGGGAGAAGCCAGTGACTCTGGAGCTCCAGGCTGATGACTTCCTGCTGGATGCTGGGTGTGAGGTTGTTTCAGAGGAGCAGGGGTCACTGCTGGAGGAAGTACTGAGCTCCCTGAAGGGTCCCCTTACGTCAGGCTTGGTACTGGAACCCGAGGCCAAGGCTGAACAGATGGAG GTGGAACATGTGCTGGATAACCAGGCCAAGAATGACACCCCAGACATCCTTGACTCCACAGATCAAGCCTTAACTCTGAATGAACATGTAACACCAGCTCCAAACAGTCTCTCTGAATCAGATGAACAACTGCAAGAGGTAGAAGAAGCTCCAGAGCAATACAAGGAGCCAGAGGAACAGGAATTTAATGAGGAAGCATCATTTGATGAAGATCAGCAAGTGTCTGAAGTTGAGGTTGAGAAAGAGGAGTATAAGAATGAGGATGAGGAAGACCTGGACGACACAAAATACTTGCAGGAGGATGTGGATGAAGAGATTGAGGCAAAGAGAGAAGCTGTGTCGGAAATGGGTGTGGAACTAGAGGATGAAGAAAATGTGGAAGACAACAGAAATGAGGAACAGGAGAGGGAGACTGAGGAAGATGTAGAGGAGGTAAAGGATGTAGAAGCCGAGCAAGAGGAAGAGGTGGTGGTTGAGCAACACAAACAGGAGGATGCTGATGAACcggaagcagaagaagaaaatgagacCGAAGATGAGGCACGTCCATTTGAGACTGAAGAGCAACATGAGTTTAGAAAAGACATGAGCACTGAAGTTGAAAGCATCCGTGAATTTGAGCAATCAGTTGAAGATGACCTGGTCTCAATGGAGACTGTGGGCCAGCCGGAAGATGTTCCTGCACAGGGGTCAATCGAGCAGCCTTCTTTTGTAGTAACCACCTCTCTTGATCTCAGTCTTCGTAGTAGAGCCTCAGATATCCCCAAGCAGgctgaggaggaggatgagcCTGAAAATCTACAAGAGGAGGCCAATGAGCAACAAGACAATCTGGAAGGACTTCAAGAAGAGTCTTCAGAAAGCCCTCAGTTGGCTGATGACCATCAGGAGATACAGGAGCCATCAACCGATAAGCACCACCCAAGCACCGCTGAAAGTCGACCCCGTTTTACAGTCGCTCCTGCCTGGCAGAGGTCACTGTCCAGTGGGTCTGCCAAGGAGCTGTCTTTGGATGTCACAGTCTCTACAGCAGAGGAGGAGCCTATATTCAAAGAATCCCTAAGCACAGATCAGCCTTTTGAAGATGTGAAAGCTGAGGGTCCCAGCAGTCCAGTCCTCACTCAGAGTGTGCCATCCCTCCCCATCCAGAGAGAGATTTGCCAGGTTCATGAAGACATGACCccagagaacccttttggaGTTCGTCTGCGAAAGACTGCAATTCTGCACCGCTATGCTTCAGAAGGAGAAAGTCCCACTACCGGTTCCACCACAGAACCAGAGCCAGCAGAGACATATAAGGCCCCGATATTGGACCAGCTAGCCAGAAAGCCTGCCTTGCCCAAGAAGCCTGATCAGCTGGTTGATGGTGTGGTGAAGCCCAAGAGAACCTCAG ATGTGGCAATGGGTAAAGCATCGGTCGAGAACTCTGAGCCTCCAAGCTGGATCTCTGTGGCCAGACAGAAGCAGAAAATCTTCAGCTCTCTGGAGGAATCCCCTGAAATAAAG gaggAATTCAACAAAAAGGGTTCGTTGCCTGATTTGTCAAGTCCAGTCACCAAAGATCAACAAAAACCTGTTGCTTCACCTGTCAAAG TGTCCTGCTCCTTGGAGATATCCAAACCAGCCTTGGTGGAGAAGGAGAACAAACGGACCATCAGCCACCCGACTCCAGCTCCTCTATCCCAGGATGAGCCTCCATGGCTAGCTCTGGCCAAGAAGAAAGCCAAAGCCTGGAGCGAAATGCCCCAGATTGTGCAGTAG